ctatttAACTATTTATTTACTTTTTTATAGATTACACTATATATATTACATCACACTCAAAAGACTATCTATCTAGTTTAGATAGTCAGATGGCTAGTTAAATTTAACTAGTGAGAAAATCAATTTAGAGAATCAGATAGTTTGGTGAGTCAGATAGCTAGTTTGTTGAAGATTTATTTTACTATTGAGAATCTAAAATTTAGTTTGACGAGTTATTTAGCTACAGTGTTTTAGAGATGCTAGTGGACGTAACCGTAATCTTCACCCTGCGCCCCTCTCTTGTTCTCCGTTTCCCCGCGGCGTACTCTTCCTGCTCTTCCTCCCCCTCTGTTTATCTCTCTCTCGGTCCTCCCGTGTCCATCGCGTGCGCTCTGTCTCCGGTGGCGCCGCCTCCGCCACCCTGCACCAGGTAGCCATACCTTCGCCGGAGACGAGCGCCCACCAGGTGCGCCCATCCCTTCTCTTCAGTTTCCTGCTGTGCGAAACGGAGCACCCAAACCCAAGCTATATGGATCTTATCTGATCCAGTTACAAGTGTAGTAATAGTATGGGATATACATGTATTATGCACACaaactttttttttcttttttcttttaaaTTGGGTGTACATGTGTACATGTACATCCATGTCCTTTACTGGCTCCGCCCTCTATCAAGATTGTCTCGTCAATTTTGTTGCTTAGATTAGATTGCCATTGCTTCTAAGACCTTCTCTGGCTAGAATTAGATTGTTGACAGTGAGTCGATATGTCATTGATGTATGCTTACCTGATAGCTGTGGTGTACTGGTAATTTAATCATATCAGTTTGGTTCGTAAGTGTGAATATTGCTCCGTCTTCAGTGTTTACCCCTTGATGAATCAGTGTATGAATCCTCGTTTCTGTCTCATACTGGCAATTCTTTTGTGTTGGACCTTGCTATGTAATCAAGTGTTGTTTGTCTGATGTGTATGTAGTAGCATCATCTTGCTGTTACCTTGGTTGCTGAAATTGTTTCATGGAAAATGACAGATCAGATTCGTGGATATGTCTGATAATGAGAAATTGGTGGGGGAGGGAACCACCCGCCGAGGGGCGGACTGGGAAGTTGTCACTCTCACAGCATCTGCCTATGAAGCAGCGCCAGGGCCTGTTGGAACGGAAGTAAAGCCTGTTAACGAAGATCAAGAGCGTAGTTCATCCGATGCACTGCTCATGTCTGACCACTTTGTGTTTCCGCCGAGTGAACACGAGAACCTGCCAATACAAACCAGTTTTGATGAGATACATGCTGAGAAGGATGTGCAGAAACCTAGTACCAGTGTGGAGGATTATAGTATCAAGAATGATGTTGGGTCTGAGAGAGTTCAGTTTGACGATGAAGGGAAACACCTCTCAGATGATGATGTGGAGATGAAAGATGACACCCCTGGGTACGGTTCCTCTCACGCTGAAGATGATGCACATGGTTTTGTTGCCCATGGTGATGGCATTGAGTCTGGTGAAGATTTTGATGAAAAATCAGGCCACCCTTTAGAGCTCTCAGACAGCAAGAGCTGTGATACTGGTGCCTCTTGCAAATGTTGgttgaagaagcatatgacatGCCTGTATAACCAAACAAAGGAAACAAATGCTATCTGGTCTGTGGTGGTTGCAGCTGCACTAGTTGGTATTGTGATCTTGGGACGTTGGCACAAAGATAAATTCCACCTTAACCAGCTTAAGTGGTGCTCTGGCTCAGCAGTGAGGTATGTTAACCTCTTGTTCCTACAATTGTACACATTATTTCATAAGTCTCGATTATTTAGTCAACTTATTCGCCTTTTTATAGTGTTTTACACTTTATTAGCTCAATATGTGCACACAAGTGCATGCGGCTCCTCTTGTGGACATCTGCAGTTTAGCTTAGGATATATGCATAGTGCATAGTATATTTCTCTTGGTAATAGTCAAGTTCATTTTGCAGTTCTGTCTGATATTTTTACCTGTCTCATCCTCTTAGTTTCTAGTATAGTAGTAACCAGTAAGGTGGCAGTATAATCTTAAACTGATGGTTGGATGTTTTGTCTGCATTTCAATGGTTGTTAGTTGTGCTCATTTTATGGCTGTGATTTTGGAATTCAATCTGATTGGTTAGCAGTTATACCAGATTGCATCCACTGCCTAAAGAAGATTTGGATCATATTCATTCATCCAATGGATATGAACTAGTAACTAAGGAATAGTACTCATCTAGTTCAAGATTCTTTTCTGAATTAAAATTGAACTATCCCTTGTATTAATCTGATGTTTTAGACACAGCTAAGCGAAGACACAGGATCACATGCTCATATCAAATATGTCTATTACCTAACTATTTTTTTAATCTCCGAGATCACCTATCTTCATAACCTATGAGCAAGGCAATTTGGCCTTGCAAAAGTTTGTAGTATGTATGATATATTTTTTCTTAaacgcgcaggagagctgcgcatcattaAATTAAGAGAAGAAAACAGTCCAAAATGGACCAAAGTACAATGCCAAAATAGGCAAAACACAAAACACAAAACCACCAACTTCTGCTGTGCACAAAACTGCAGCCTCCATAAATGCGCCTGGAAACAGCAGCACGCAATAGGAGACCGAACAGCAAAAAGTGCAAGCAGACCACACACACCTGCTCTTCATTAATCACCCAAAAGAACCCTTGACCTAAAAATTCCAGCACCAGGAACCAAAGCCTCAAGATGCCTAGCACCGGCAAGCCTCCAGAATTCAACTTCATCAAAAAAAATTGCCTTTATGCCAATAATTGAAGGACTGACACCATCAAAAACCACCTTATTACGATGAAGCCATAAACACCAAGCCCCCAAGATGATGATACTGTTAAAGCCTCTTCTTTTGGATTTGTGCACTTGCTTAATTACTTTCGCCCACCAGTCAGCAAAAGTGGACTCATTAGAGTCAGGAGAAAGATTAGCCATCCCCAACGAAGAAAGAATGTAATACCAAAACTGCCGCGAAAAAACGCAAGTGCAAAGGAGGTGTTGGATATTTTCCGGCTCTTGATCACACAACGGACAGACCTCAGGATGGTCTAACCCTCTTTTCTGCAGTCTATCAGCTGTCCAACATTTATTCCTTATTGCCAACCAAATAAAAAATTTGCATTTGGGTGGAGCCCAAGACTTCCACAGCCTCTTCCACGGTTCAAAAGTAATCGAACCCAAGAAAAAAGCCTTATAACATGATTTAGAAGAGAACTGTCCAGAGGAAGAATGAATCCACACATGTCTATCAGCCTCCTGAGTCAGCACCACTCCCCTCAATGTGTCCCAAAGGTTCAGATATTGCTGCAGCCCAGACAAATTAAGAGGGGTCACAATGTCGCTGACCCACTGCCAGTTCTCAAGAGCATGGGCCACAGTATGTATGATATATGAGTTAGGGCTATATCTTAAAGATATAGTTGGGTCCTTCTCTAAACCATGTAACATGAACAAATGGATCTCTTGCACCTACATCAGTTTTTTTTTGAATTTTGTGGGTCAAGTTCCACATTTGATTGTATATATTTTTGTTGATAAATGATAGTGCAAAGGATACATTACACCAATCAAATTTCCTAATTAGACAGCTTCCTTCAAGTATTTTCAGTCTGTATTAAACCTGGATTTGTTACATAGTATGCCATCTAGTTCATTTAGCAAGTTTCGGATCAATCAAATGACCTGAAACAAGTGGAACTTGCATCCCTACCCTGGCAGGCATGACCCTTTGTGTTGACTATTGACGTACCTGGAACTTACTGAGAGAGTGAGGGTTACCTACCAAGGGCCTTCTAGACTCTAGTGAAGTTCAGGGAAATCTATAGAGTGGTTGCACCGGCTACCTTTTTTTTCACGAACACCATAGGAGAGCTGTGTGCCATTTTGTTAAGGAAAAAAGGTTCAAACTGCATACAGAAAAGGGAGAGGCTAAAATAAGCGCCTCCCAGACACACTGATACCCAGGAGACTAAAAAAGACATGTCGAGCTAAGGGACATAACACGACCAGTAACCAGCCCACCTCCAACCACCCTCAAGGCTCATGGAGGGCCGAGGCGCCAGCCAAACACCACATGCTGCTTTCATTAGCCACTATGAGAGTCTGAATGTTTGGTCTAGCACCTTCAAAGACAATGGCCTTATGTTTCCATCAACATGAAGAGCACAAGAAATTGGCCATATTTACTCTTATAATACTCGAGGAAATTCTCCATTGCTACTGGAATATATGTGTTCATTGGTTGCCATTTCTGTTAAAATTTGTTAACTTTCTGTTAAGTTGGGTCTGTTCCCCACTTTGAGGCACCGTGCAGTGCAGCGCATGTTCCAGCCCTGGCAGCTGCTGCTCTGCATTGTCTGCTGATCCCGCCGCTGCAGCTGAGCTGGGCCTCCGCATCATGCACATCAATACCAATTGCACCGAGAAATTCACTGACACGGTCATGGGCCTCGTTCACCAGCAGCCTGTGCGAGAGTGGTAGGGTGTTTGACGCACACCCGCACAGGAGGGCAGAGGTAGGTGAACACAAGCGAGAGGTGAGAGAAGAATACACACGGGTGGGCAGGCCTGGGCAACACATGCGCATGGCTCCCTGCATCCTCTGCACGCTTTCGCCAGGTGCCATTGCGCACATCATGCCACTACCGGTTCGCCTCCATGGACAGGTCTAGTCATGTTCAGGTGGCATTTTCCCGGGCGCGTGCACGTGTCTC
This portion of the Zea mays cultivar B73 chromosome 2, Zm-B73-REFERENCE-NAM-5.0, whole genome shotgun sequence genome encodes:
- the LOC100275687 gene encoding ATG8-interacting protein 1 — its product is MSDNEKLVGEGTTRRGADWEVVTLTASAYEAAPGPVGTEVKPVNEDQERSSSDALLMSDHFVFPPSEHENLPIQTSFDEIHAEKDVQKPSTSVEDYSIKNDVGSERVQFDDEGKHLSDDDVEMKDDTPGYGSSHAEDDAHGFVAHGDGIESGEDFDEKSGHPLELSDSKSCDTGASCKCWLKKHMTCLYNQTKETNAIWSVVVAAALVGIVILGRWHKDKFHLNQLKWCSGSAVRG
- the LOC100275687 gene encoding ATG8-interacting protein 1 isoform X1 produces the protein MSDNEKLVGEGTTRRGADWEVVTLTASAYEAAPGPVGTEVKPVNEDQERSSSDALLMSDHFVFPPSEHENLPIQTSFDEIHAEKDVQKPSTSVEDYSIKNDVGSERVQFDDEGKHLSDDDVEMKDDTPGYGSSHAEDDAHGFVAHGDGIESGEDFDEKSGHPLELSDSKSCDTGASCKCWLKKHMTCLYNQTKETNAIWSVVVAAALVGIVILGRWHKDKFHLNQLKWCSGSAVRFVDMSDNEKLVGEGTTRRGADWEVVTLTASAYEAAPGPVGTEVKPVNEDQERSSSDALLMSDHFVFPPSEHENLPIQTSFDEIHAEKDVQKPSTSVEDYSIKNDVGSERVQFDDEGKHLSDDDVEMKDDTPGYGSSHAEDDAHGFVAHGDGIESGEDFDEKSGHPLELSDSKSCDTGASCKCWLKKHMTCLYNQTKETNAIWSVVVAAALVGIVILGRWHKDKFHLNQLKWCSGSAVRG